In the genome of Pongo pygmaeus isolate AG05252 chromosome 9, NHGRI_mPonPyg2-v2.0_pri, whole genome shotgun sequence, one region contains:
- the MISFA gene encoding mitochondrial sheath formation-associated protein: MIVLGWMFFVGLACYMGTFPELMPPTLKWQERWPVQESKTQLRRRALDEDLLQNHVEGI; the protein is encoded by the exons ATGATTGTGCTTGGCTGGATGTTTTTTGTTGGACTTGCATGTTACATGGGCACATTTCCAGAGTTGATG cCTCCAACTCTGAAGTGGCAGGAGAGGTGGCCTGTTCAGGAGAGCAAGACACAACTGAGGAGGCGGGCTTTAGATGAAGATCTGCTGCA GAACCATGTGGAAGGGATATAA